One Solanum lycopersicum chromosome 2, SLM_r2.1 genomic region harbors:
- the LOC101261284 gene encoding ferredoxin--NADP reductase, leaf-type isozyme, chloroplastic, with translation MATAVSAAVSLPSSKSTSFSSRNSIISTDKINFNKVPLYYRNVSGASRLVSIRAQVTTEAPAKVEKISKKQEEGVIVNKFRPKEPYVGRCLLNTKITGDDAPGETWHMVFSTEGEVPYREGQSIGVIADGVDANGKPHKLRLYSIASSALGDFGDSKTVSLCVKRLVYTNDKGEEVKGVCSNFLCDLKPGAEVKITGPVGKEMLMPKDPNATVIMLATGTGIAPFRSFLWKMFFEKHEDYKFNGTAWLFLGVPTSSSLLYKEEFEKMKEKAPENFRLDFAVSREQTNEKGEKMYIQTRMAQYAEELWTLLQKDNTFIYMCGLKGMEQGIDEIMSSLAERDGIVWADYKKQLKKAEQWNVEVY, from the exons atGGCTACTGCAGTAAGTGCTGCAGTTTCTCTTCCTTCATCCAAGTCCACCTCCTTTTCCTCTAGAAACTCCATCATCTCTACAGACAAAATCAACTTCAACAAG GTGCCCTTGTACTACAGAAATGTGTCTGGTGCTAGTAGATTAGTTTCTATCAGAGCCCAAGTGACCACTGAGGCTCCTGCTAAAGTTGAGAAGATTTCAAAGAAACAGGAGGAAGGTGTGATTGTCAATAAATTCAGGCCAAAGGAACCTTATGTTGGTAGATGTCTGCTAAACACTAAGATCACTGGTGATGATGCACCTGGTGAAACTTGGCATATGGTTTTCAGCACTGAGG GAGAGGTCCCATATAGAGAAGGACAATCCATTGGGGTAATTGCTGATGGTGTTGATGCCAATGGGAAGCCTCACAAGCTTAGATTGTACTCAATTGCTAGCAGTGCCCTTGGTGACTTCGGTGACTCCAAAACT GTTTCCCTGTGTGTCAAGAGGCTTGTGTACACCAATGACAAAGGGGAAGAAGTTAAAGGAGTTTGCTCAAACTTCTTAT GTGACTTGAAGCCTGGAGCAGAGGTCAAGATTACTGGACCTGTAGGCAAAGAAATGCTCATGCCTAAAGATCCAAATGCCACCGTTATAATG CTTGCCACTGGAACTGGAATTGCTCCTTTCCGTTCATTCCTGTGGAAAATGTTCTTTGAGAAACACGAGGATTACAAg TTCAACGGTACAGCATGGCTTTTCTTGGGTGTTCCCACCAGCAGCTCACTACTTTACAAGGAG GAATTCGAGAAAATGAAGGAGAAGGCCCCAGAAAACTTCAGATTGGACTTTGCTGTGAGCAGAGAGCAAACGAACGAAAAGGGTGAAAAGATGTACATTCAAACCAGAATGGCTCAATATGCTGAAGAACTATGGACTTTGCTCCAAAAAGACAACACCTTCATCTACATGTGTGGACTCAAGGGCATGGAGCAGGGAATTGATGAAATTATGTCTTCACTTGCAGAAAGAGATG GTATTGTCTGGGCGGACTACAAGAAGCAATTGAAGAAGGCAGAGCAATGGAATGTTGAAgtttactaa